The following DNA comes from Osmerus eperlanus chromosome 5, fOsmEpe2.1, whole genome shotgun sequence.
TGTCCAGTTACTGCCTGGAATAGAAGACTGGTAAACCATGATCCGTTCAGGGTGTAATTACAAACAAACTAGTGGAAGCTGTTGACACAGCCATGTAACAATTTCTCACTTAACCAGCAGTCAAGTCAGTGGGGGTGGGTTTAAGAGATCATCCAGTTTTGATAGTCTTGCTGTGGTGAATAGATTTGCACGCTTCTCTAACTGGACAGTGTATTGAAAAAGTTAATCTATCCCAATTGTAATTTCTGTTCCTGGCACCAACATATGGTGAACAGATTATCAAGTTTTGCACCATTGGCATGCTTtggttttatttttctttccatTTTAAGATACATTTTGAACATGTACAGCAATTAGTAAACTTGCATCAAGTTTATGAATAAAGAATTTTAAGATTTTGGGTGTTTGATTATCTTTCTAAATGTATGATTTGTAGTAGATGAAATATTTTAGGACACAAATTGCAACAACGTTTTATTCTTcaggaaaataataatacacaAAAAAGTTTGTTTCCCTTGGACTTGAGGAAAGACAGGCCCCCTGTGTTTGCGTACAATCCAACTGATGACAGTATGTACTTATGTATACTATATATTTTATCAATGTAATTACCTTGCCTCAAGTTGAAGTGTTTTTATGTTAGAATTCATAATACTTATGAAACAACATATCAGGGGAAGTGGGGTTGTTTAGAAGTGGCATTTAAAAGCTGCAAAGGTAAACCAGTATACAAACATTAAATAAACATTGCTGTTCGATGTGCTGTTGTTCATCTCATCTCCAAGTGTACAGACATTGCAAGATAAGCAAGATGGCAGCAACATCAACAACCACACATACTGCATCTTTTGTACACATGGCACAAGGTTTGGACTGATTCACAAATTCACCAAAACCACATGACTTACTATACACTGACAActtttctgtttgtgtcttTGTACATACTAAACATTTAAAAAGGCTTTATTCACCAAGTGCATGTTATGTGCATGGCAAAGTATTAGGATTTAGATAATGGGTAGGTTTGCTGGTGCAATATTACGTTGTCTTGTGGTAGCTATAGCATAATTAATTTTACAGACCACTAATTCTATGAGCTGAATGTTCATTTTGTTCTTTACTGACCCTGCATATTTGGACTTGCCTGCTTTAGTACAGTATTCTTAATTATATTGCTAATATGCACATGAATTATGCGAGTCACACTGTACTGTGAGTAAAGTTATTCCAGTGTAGAAACACAATTCCTCAATAATTTGAATAAGCACACTATATGATTTTCAGACACATTACCAACAGCCATGAAGAAACAGAGAAAATAACAGCCTCATACACGCTCTCGTACATCatagaaaatacacacacaatggagGTATTTACACAAATGTTTTAGATAAGGACTGAGACACAAATAAACTTAAACACACAATCTGACAGGACAATTCACTGGTTTAGAAATACTAGCATACATCTGTTCCATTATCACATGTGCCTATTACTGTATAGTCATTGTTATATCCATCAATTCATTTAGGAGTACACTTTATTCAAGATACATGGCAAAACTTTGCACCGTAATAAGATGAATGTTGCATCTGTACAGACAATTAATAATGAGCTTAATGAGTGTAAGACAACAGGAGGTCCTTCCAATTCCAGTTTGAAAACAAACGTTTGCAATAATACTGTACTCTATGTTGCTCATATCACATCTACTCAGGTACAAACATTGACAGCCACAGTATATATTCACTGGTACAGTCTAAAATCCAGAAATCAAAAACATTAGTCGTTCGGTTGACAGCGAGGATTTACTATTGGGCACAAACATCCATAACATCTTACAATACCACTGATAGTCCATCTACAACAGTACATATTTCCATTGGGACAGTAAGACTACATTTTGAAAGTGTTTATGTATGCCATTTAACGGCAAAAGTAGTTTATTATTAAAATATTACTCGTtaatttttaatgttttttactCCTAATTTTTAACCTGAATGTGCTTAATTTGATCCATGTAGATCCATAGTAGTTGTTTAACTGATAGTTAACAGCGTAATAGCAATGCTCCTCTAAATTGCGAAAGCTGAGAAACTTCAACATTAGTGATGAGAAACAGCCCTGAACTTGAGATTCTACGGCAACAGAACAGAAAGTCCCATGTATGTCTGATGTAAAAGGTTAGGTAGGTTAAACAAACTGGACAACTATCAAATTTCCTGAGAATCTAAGAAATATAAAATTCAATATGGACAGAAATGTGatagatgtaaaaaaaaaaattgatacAATGTTATGTATATCTGATGGTAACTTGTATAACTGTTTGTATAAGTTTCTTATAGTACAGTAATGCAACAGTATTAAGTGGTTCTCAAATATACATAAAGTATTACAATCTTACCTCATTTAAGAgcttaagacaaataaagattAACTTTCAAAATCAGACCCATTTTTGTAATTAGTGGCATCTACAGGGAGATTATTCATCAGATTTATATTAATCAACGTGATGGCAATTAAAGTTACTTTAACATGTATTGAAAATGAGACATGGCAATATATTGTCCTAATTGTTTTAAGAAAAGGGGTAAGTCGTGTTGTCTAAAGCCTTATCACTCGTATCATTGCAGAACAAAAAACCGTGTCTTTCATGATCTGTTCTAATTAAAACCCAATTCATATATATAGGGCACCTAAATCTCTGTTCTCATGATCATCCCTttttgtctctcccctccttgtactcacttctccatctcctcagtGCCCTACATCGGTTCGTCATAGTTGTAGGTGGGTGCTGCTGAGTACTGTTGCTGTTGCGCTGCTCCCTGAGCGGCCCCCACGACTGCCTGTTGAGCAGCTGCCTGGACATGCGGGTTCTTCCAAGCCCCAGAAGCCCACTCATCCTTGGCTTGGCTCATGCTACCTCCACTTCCACGATAGAAGTTGTGGACCTTCAGATAACCGAGTACAAATGTGTGGGATAGTCATGTTACAACGAGTGAAATCAGAATCATCCGAGCACTCGTGATAATGAGTCTACTGTGATCCCGTTCGATGAGGCCCCTTATCACTTGGAGAACCCCAGTCTTACCGCATCGCTGATCACACTAAGGTCAGTAAGTAAACGAACAGTTCTAGTTTAACGGGAGATTTTGTCGTACCTTAGTGAGGGCAATGAAGGACAGCACTGCCACAGCAGTGAACATGATGGTGGGGATCAGCATGACCACAGCCGAGCCAACGTTTGTGCTGAAGAAGGTGAtggtagccagccagccactggTGGGGAAGAAAAACTAAAGGTTAATTCAGGATAGTAAGCTTACTGTGCAAAGGAATATGCCTCCAAATTAACAGTCACACCACATCTTACAGCTCAGTAATTGTTTAACTACGACAATTCTACGGTGGGATCATATTTCTGTGATATTAAGCCAACTGATCTATTAACACACATAAACTACACATTACACATACATTATAGATTTTCTACCCTTTGTTGTCTAATAATAAACTGAATGAAAGTGGGACTTACCACACTCCCCAGCCAGGGATTCCCACAGTTTGGATGATACTGATTACAACCTGGGCCATGAAGACGAAGAAGAATGCCATGAAGTTGAAGGAGCTGTCGGTCCTGTAGAATATATCAATATGTTGCTGTTTTCACAATTGTTGACACTGAAGAATCACCAAATAAAGAAGCCAATCACAAGGTTAATCTAAATGCTGTGTACGTACTTGAGGGCCTTGTAGATGGGTCTGAACCAGCATACATAGGAGCAGGGGGTAAAGAGGATGAGCCATAGAATGGCCATACCAAAGTTAGTGGCTCCACCCCCGCCACACATCCATGCCAGGCAGCCAATCAGATTAACAGCCAAAGTTGCACTGTTCACTGTTAACAACATACAGGAAATAAATTAAATACATGACAGGTAAAACTTGGATAATTTGATAATAAAGTGCATCAATATGACCCATAAAGGATGAGGCTAAGTATAATACAGATAGAATTGAGTAGAAATTAAGGTGTAAAATTGTTTAGAAATAGACAACCAGAAAAGCTTCTCTAACAAGGGATCTATAATAAACTAAATTAAACTACATTTACCTCTAGTATACTCAACACACAATACCATTTCTAAACAAAACACCACCATCTAATGGTAAACTAATCCATTATTTATATTTCAGATAAGACTTACATATGTTTTTCAAATAATTCCCAACCAGAGTGACAGTGAAACATGTCTGTATCCTGTATCCTGTATGTGTCATCCATTTCATTAGTAGACAGAATCAGCTCCTGTTATCTAGTCAGGTATATACTGTAGAAAACAATTATTCGGTAGGGACAGATATGACACTGAGAAATGCTGTCATACTATTGGCTAAAAGTTTTATTTTAATGTCAGGTGGAAGGTGGAAGAATATCAATCTATATCAGATACGGTACACATATGGTGACATTAGTTTGACACAAGTAGCATTAAAACTAGAAGACCTGCTAGGCTTGTTTTCCCCTCCCATAATGTTTTGGgtaaaacaagagagagagactatgcTAGACTAAACTTCTGCTTGTGAGGGGTTGAATTACACAATGAATCTAAGCGATGGAGATGAGACCATTACTTAATCATTTCACAAATATAATGTAATAACTATAATAAATATATCTTCCAAATATAGAGAAGGTTTTAGATGCTCAATGAATCCTGTCAACCCCGTTCATAGCAACACTCACATATCCATAGATAATAGAGCCTCTTGCACATGGTGCGGTGTACATCTGGGATCTCATTGAAGTCTTGATAAAAGCATGGCTTCAAGGGGATGAAGCGAGGCAGGGGTGGGAAATTGTTTTCTGTGATAGAAGAACACTGTTGTTACATATCAAAACAATTTCTATAAGAAAGTTCTGTAAAGACCTAAAGAGGTAGCATATATGAACCAAGTGTACATACTTACAGTAACTGATGAGTAAGCAATTGCAATAGCACCCTCTGGATACAATAGTTTGGTAAACTAAGTGAACTAAGCATGAACTAAAATGGCAATGGAAAAGTTGAATTGTAATCTATGAAAATCATAGTTAGCTTATACGAACAGTCTAGGAATATACTCATGTTAATCGTCTATTGTTTGTAAATATGGatgcataaaataaaaaaatacattctcAAAATGGTCCACAAAATCACATGATTAGGACTGGGACTTACCTGCCATTGTGACAGTTGACAGTGGTCCACCTTTTAGGAAGATGTATCACAAACCTCAGTCTTAAAGGCTGTTTACAAAAACTGCATAGAACATAGATACTGCATTAGTAAATCAGTAAATGCATGCAATACAAGTTTATTATGCAATAAGATCATAGAGCATTTGAATCATATAGGGTACACAGGCTACACAAATAATGGAAATACTAATTTAATGATTCCATAAAATGATTGAGTAGGCTCCATTGGTATGCTACTCAAGCGGAAACTAGGCGCTTCCATTATGCGCCCCTAGTCTACATCCCTTCTTTAAATTATGGAAATAAAGAAAGAATTGACATAATTTCGACAGAGCTGCAAAAATGTCCATGCATACATGGCCTTCTGAAACATGTAGGCCTTCATCGCTTTGCGTTGCCTATACTCTCTTTACATATCCTACCCATTGCTCTGTCAAATATTATGCCAAATGTATGTAATGCTATCAAATTCCACAATTCGCATTCTAACGAATTTTAAAACCAATGCCTTAGGTCTAAAATGTGCCTTAGAGGTGAGGCTATCATGAAGGGCATTTTCTCAACATCATTCTGAACATCAAAATAAAATGGTAGCCCAGCCCTTAATCTGATCATAAAAGAAGCATAaaggaaatgtttttgtttttttataatgCGATATGAGATAGGACATGATACATTATATTTTAGATGTCATATTAAAGATGAGGATGCTCCACGTTAAACAGTTGAATGGAGGACTAGCAATGGAGAAAGCGCCCTTCAGAGGAGCACGAATGCACGATGATGATGTATTTTAAAATGAACGCTATAAAAACGTCAAACCCAGTTATTGCAGCAACATTGGTTTTAGATTTTCGAATACACCAACACAGTAAGACTATTTGTGTAGTGAGTCGGTTATAATACTCCCCGTCATGCAGTTGAATGTGAATGAATGAAATTATAATACTTTTGAATGTATTCCTTACCTCACTTTATTGCAAACAAAGTGGTTACACTGCAACGTCCTTATTTAGCATTAAACTAATTCTTCGGTTTCAACAATCAGCGCTTAAAACGAGCATATATGAGCAAACACAGCCGATTAAATCTGTTTCCTTCCAGCGGAGGTTTGGGAGTAGATTCCTCGCGTGACGTCACGTTTGTCTTCTTTACGCACATAACCATTCCACAAGCTATGGTTTGAGGAAACGGATTTGTTGCTGGCCAGAACCGACCAACAAGAAAACCGCTTACTCGCAAATTTCACTATACACTTTCCCGCCTTTCCACTGCTCTCCGCGGTGCTGAATTTAAAGCCGTATGTGGTTTAACAAACTATGGAgtatggaaaaaaaacatatattatttatttccaAGATAACTCCcatattttcagtttttcaGAGTGAACTTGACTTGTTTTCATCATTACCGTAATGCTAACTGCATAGGGATATCATCAAAGATATTTGGGGCAAAAACGTTTACTCATACTAAAGGACGTGCATATTAATAGCCTAGTATCAGCTGGCAAGAGATAGCCAAgactgcaagagagagagatgggttcgGTGTCCTAACATTTTATCCTGCACAGATTGTGCTACCAGCACACCATGGTCAGGGTTGGGTTTGCGCTAGTATGTAAGTAAATCTTGTAAAATGTAGGACGAATCGACAGAACACCGGGACTACTCACATCTCCACAGTCTCCGGATGCTATCGTCATCATAAGCTGCCAACATACCCGGATGTTTTGACAGTAAAACAACTCAGGAAGCTAAACATGTCTTGCTATGCTTAAAACAAATGTAAGTTTGTCAGTAAGGGATACAGGTATCGATAACATAGTGTTAAATTGATTAATTATTTGCTTATTCTCATTAACATGATGCAAGTACGTGTGGTTTGGCTGTTAATGAACGTAGTCTTTATTTCGTTTTGTCTGTCTCTTATATAAACTGATGCTAGCTAGCGAACTGTTAAGGTAGAAAGAGCAGCAGCTAGAAAGAGCAGCAGCAGGAACTAGCTTGTCCAGCCTCTGGTGTAAAATCGTGGAAACTAGATAACTAGATATTTTTTCACGTTAGAAATGGTTTTGTTTTATGTCAGCAGTCTAGATCTAACTAACGAACCAGGGTGATTTAGTAGTGGTAAACGTAATTTCAGAGAGACGGGATCTAATCAGATGTTAGAATATTTAAGCTACATAGCTGGCTGCATGTCTAGAGTGTATTTTCATATTATTTTGTGAGTAGTTAGAGATAATAGTGATTCTGGACTTTTCTGATGGCTGGGGGCCTAGGCTATACTTTCGCTACACGATTTTGTGattatacaaaaaaaaagttttaaccCCAGTGTACATGTATGTTAATTTGTCAGTTTACACCTTATTCTCAATTGTTTTCAGTGTTGGGAATGCAGCCGCCACTCCCAGCTGACGCTGTCAGAGAGCTCGTGTCCTCCTGTCTGCACAGGGACCCAGTAGCGGCAGACCTGCGCTGCAGCCTTTTTGTAGCAGCTGCTCAAAACTACAAGCGAGATTCAGTGCTAAGACCTTTTCCACCTAGATACATTAGTGTGGACAGCAAGGAGTTTGATGAGTTGGTGAGCAATAACACATTTTCAAACACAACATTTACTAGCGTGAGTTATTAAAGCTTTCGGACACAGATAAAATGAGTAGTTGTTTAGTTTTTCCGTTTTTTCCAGTTAAGGGAAGTGAGCTCTTTGCCTGGACTGAGAGAGCTGGTGAGGCTGAGGCCTGGTGAGGGAGACCAACATCTGGCTCTCGTTCACTGGGTTCTTTCCTCCAAAAGCTTTGCGGTTAAGACACTACAAAAAGAAGAGGTAGTAGCCAAGCATTTGAATTTCCCCCTTGTTCTGTTTACCGCATATATTATGGTGCATATTATTGTATTCAGACTTGTAcaaaataaattattattaaaTAAGAACTCCCCCACAAAAAAGCTAGTTTTGAGTTTCCCTTTGTTGTTCTGTTCAGATACATCTACAGATCTACAGAATTCCATCCAAATTTCAAGAGAACAACTGTTTAGCCACTAATTCTTTTGTGTGGGAGTTCTTAATAATGTCAATTAATTCTTAATCATATATCAAATGTTTTCCACAAATTATTTGATTTGTCCAATTTCTCTGGTCTTGCCTGCTGAACTGAAACAGTATGCTAAACTGTATAACCTGACTGAGAGTGAGGGGATTTCTGCGCCTGTCCCAGACTTCCTGTTTGAGCTGGAATATTGTGACCAAATGAaggcaaactttgagaagacaaGAGATGGACGAGACATTTTCTATGCATTCCATGGCAGCCGCTTGGAGAACTTTCATTCTATCATTCACAATGGGCTACACTGTCACCTTAACAAGGTTAGTTTTGTAaaagtaaacaacaacaaaaatcagTCCTTCTATAATGTTCATTGTATGGACGGGTATTTCCCAATACCCGTCTCACATGATGTCATGCCTGTAGACGGCAATCAACACATTTTGGTACTGATGGAATGAGAGCGGAGATTGGAAGCCTGACAGCTGTTATATGTGACTTTCCTATAGACCTCACTGTTTGGGGAGGGAACCTACCTCACCAGTGACCTCAGCATGGCTGTACTCTACAGCCCCCATAGCAACGGGTGGCGGGAAAGTCTCCTAGGACCCCTACTGAGCTGTGTTGCCATGTGTGAAGTCATCGATCACCCAGATGTAAAGTGCCAGGTTAAGAGTAAAGGTATGCAAAGGAGTGACATGCAAGCTGCTTCACAAACAGATGAACCACATGTCAACATGTGCATGATTGTTTGTGTTGATCTTAAAATCAGTAAATCCCTATACTGGTTTCAGACAAGACCGTTGATCGCCAGCGCTCCCGGGCCAGAAACAGTGAAGGAGGGGAGGTCCCTCAGAAGTACTTTGTGGTCACCAACAATCAGCTGCTGAGAGTCAAGTACTTGTTTGTGTACTCTCAGAGAAGACACCTGTCCAGGTGAGTCCTGCTTAGAGCTGGATAGAACAGTGTAATACTCCTTTAATACCAGGCGTACTTAGGAGAGTAAAATTGATACATGAGAAGCACAGACTAGGTGTCATTTAAGACATTATGTTATCCCATCCCAATCCAAAGTGTAATACTTCAGTTGGAAGGCCTGTATAGGCACTTCTGTAATTGACTGTAGTTGAGGAGTTTAAATGTTATTATTGCATGGTGGTATTAATGTTTATGTTAATCAATATTACAATCATACAATCAATATTTGATTGTTGCACTAAAGTAGTCTTCTTTGTTCaatgtgcctggtagctgagatgaggTACCTTAGCAATATGGCTAATACGTACAGACTTGACTCTGACTACAAAAATAAGTAGAACTATACACTTATGATCCTTGATCTTTTGTTGTACTTTCATTTTGCAGGATGTGTAAGTCACTTTGGTTAAGAGCATCTGTTAAAAGAATACAATTTAACGTTAAGGAGCAGTATTGTTGATGTTTCTGTCGGTTTGATTTCAGACATTCCCGCGGCACCTCATGGTTAGTCAGACATCATTTTGCCATTATGATGAGCCTCTATCTTCTGTTGCTCATATTCATCGGTGCCTTCAATTCCACCACCTTCCTGTCCTTTTGGCAAAGACTGTTCCGGTGACACAACAGAGGACATTCCTCCTCAGTGCCTTGCCTTACACAGACAATCAAGCCAGAAAGACAAGAGGACATACCATTCTAACTCAGTTTTTCTTCATACATTTACTGTTATCACTGCAACATATTCAGATGATCTCATCATGTAAATTAAAACCACcaatttcatttaaaaaaaactcagCAGAATATTAAGACTAGACCCAAAAATGAGAAATCTGTATGTTAGATTTTAGAGGGATGCAGCTAAATATAATCGACACGGCACAATACGTTGACCTGCATAAGGATATAAGTATGAAGGGTTTGGTTAGGTGTACTGTACCTACCATACTTAGGAATTAATCATTAAATATATTAACAATGGGATTAATCTAGCTACGCCTTTTATTTCAGTATGATTGATACAGCTGAGACTTTATCACTATTATCACTTCTGGACTCCTTTATATGATGTTCTATGTGTTTCTGGTGTCTGGAGTCTGATGCACCATGTGACTTATTTCAAACGAGAAAGTCAGTGGAATCAGCCcatttctatatattttttggcCTTTTGATTGCCTGCATTTATTGAACAcaggtttttcttttttcttgaaCCATAGAGGGTATAGTGACTAAATTCTCACCGTACATTTTAAGTTCATTGTATTTATTATACATGTTGTATTGAAATGGAAGGAAAACTCCTCTAAGGATTTCTTGTTAAGGTCAGTCACGTTTATGTTCATATAGCGTATGCTTTTGGATCCCTTATCACAGATATATTTCTTGAATAATAAATCTTTGAACTAAAAGGTGCCTTTTCCTTTTCAAGCATACATCATGCATTCAAGTTAGCTGCAAAATAACGTtaccttttttctctctgatAAAAGATgtacaaacaaaaaacatgtttatatgaagatttgaaggagagagagaacaaacctGCCTATTGTTACCTGTCTGGTGCTAGT
Coding sequences within:
- the parp16 gene encoding protein mono-ADP-ribosyltransferase PARP16 codes for the protein MQPPLPADAVRELVSSCLHRDPVAADLRCSLFVAAAQNYKRDSVLRPFPPRYISVDSKEFDELLREVSSLPGLRELVRLRPGEGDQHLALVHWVLSSKSFAVKTLQKEEYAKLYNLTESEGISAPVPDFLFELEYCDQMKANFEKTRDGRDIFYAFHGSRLENFHSIIHNGLHCHLNKTSLFGEGTYLTSDLSMAVLYSPHSNGWRESLLGPLLSCVAMCEVIDHPDVKCQVKSKDKTVDRQRSRARNSEGGEVPQKYFVVTNNQLLRVKYLFVYSQRRHLSRHSRGTSWLVRHHFAIMMSLYLLLLIFIGAFNSTTFLSFWQRLFR
- the scamp5a gene encoding secretory carrier-associated membrane protein 5, with translation MAENNFPPLPRFIPLKPCFYQDFNEIPDVHRTMCKRLYYLWILNSATLAVNLIGCLAWMCGGGGATNFGMAILWLILFTPCSYVCWFRPIYKALKTDSSFNFMAFFFVFMAQVVISIIQTVGIPGWGVCGWLATITFFSTNVGSAVVMLIPTIMFTAVAVLSFIALTKVHNFYRGSGGSMSQAKDEWASGAWKNPHVQAAAQQAVVGAAQGAAQQQQYSAAPTYNYDEPM